Genomic DNA from Halodesulfovibrio sp. MK-HDV:
AGACCTGCAGCAGAAATTTCCACCATTTTGGAAACCTCAGGCATGTCAACAATAGTTTTTGCGCCAATATAGCCCATACCGGCACGAAGGCCACCTAAAAGCTGGTGTACGGAGTCCTGTACAGGGCCTTTGTACGGTACGCGTCCAACAATGCCTTCAGGAACGAGCTTTTTGCTTTTTTCCTGGAAGTAGCGATCAGAGCTACCGGCTTTCATTGCATCAATGGAACCCATGCCGCGGTAGTTTTTGTAACGACGACCCTGATAGAGAACAGTCTCACCCGGGGATTCATCTGTACCAGCGAAGAGGGAACCGACCATGATAGAAGATGCGCCAACGCACAGAGCTTTTACAATGTCACCGGAGTACTTGATGCCACCATCAGCAATGATGTGACGACCAAATTCTTTAGCTGCTTTGCAGCATTCTTGCACGGCTGTAATCTGTGGAACACCAACGCCCGCAACAATACGAGTAGTGCAGATAGAGCCAGGTCCGATACCAACCTTAACGGTGTCTGCGCCAGCTTCAAATAAAGCTTTTGCACCTTCGTAGGTAGCAACGTTGCCTGCAATAATCTGCGCTTCAGGGAAGGAGGTGCGAATAGATTCTACAGCTTTCAGAATGTTAAGAGAGTGACCATGTGCAGAGTCAAGAACGAGAACGTCAGCGCCAGCATCGAGCAGGGCCTGAGCGCGTTCGATGCAATCTGCACCAACACCGAGTGCTGCTGCAACACGGAGACGGCCGTTTTCATCTTTACATGCTTTTGGATACTTAATTTCTTTCTCAATATCCTTCATGGTGATGATGCCCTGCAAGTGGTTGTCAGAATCAACAACGAGCAGTTTTTCGATACGGTGCTTGTGCAAATGCTCTTTAGCCTGCTCAAGGGTGGTGCCCACAGGAACAGTCACAAGCTTATCTTTAGTCATCATTTCAGAAACGAGAGTTGCGTCAGCGTCGTCAACAAAACGAACGTCACGGTTGGTGATGATACCAACGAGGTTTCCGTTTTCTAAGACAGGAAGGCCGGAAATTCTGTAGGTGGACATAACTTCAAGAGCCTGAGTGATAGTCAAGGAAGGCTCTACAGTCACCGGATCAAGAATCATTCCGGATTCGGACTTTTTAACCTTTTCTATTTCATGGCACTGCTGCTCAAGCGGCATGTTCTTGTGAACAACACCGATGCCGCCGTGTCGAGCCATTGCGATGGCCATTGCAGATTCGGTGACAGTATCCATTGCGGCTGAAATAAGTGGAATATTCAGTGCGATGGAGCTTGTGAGCATGGTGGAAATATCCACCTGATCCGGCGTGGCTTCGGAATAACCAGGAAGAAGCAACACGTCGTCAAAAGTCAGTGCTTTGCCTAAGATTACGCTCATGGTGTGGGTCTCCAAATAAGTTTTGGGTAGCTATTAAAAAAGGCCACAGTCGCGTAAATTCACGCGGTTAACCGGCCTGTAGTTCAGTACGTTCATACCTAGTGTGTTTAGGTGAATAGTACTTTAGGTAATCCCGTTAGCGTATGCGCCCTTCAAGCCCCTGTCAACGGTTGATTATACTTTTTATTAGTAGCGAAACCGAATCGTAGGCACTGTACCATAAATTTCTAAAAAGATTATCTGATACAGCATGAGACAAATACGCCACGTGCACGGCACGTCACGGGTATAAAAAAAGCGCATTGCAAGTGCAATGCGCTTTGTGCGTTACAGTAATTGTGTAGTTCTATTTGTCATCAAGTTCTTTCTGTGCAGCCGCTTTAAGATCGTTATTGGCAGAGGATTCAATAATCTTTTGGAACTGCTCAATACCTTCTGCCGGTTTATCCAGATAGTACTTAAGTAGTACTCCTAAATTGTAACGTGCGGAAGGATCCTCTGCAAGCGTAAGAGAGGTCTCAAAAGCTTTGGCCGCCTTTGTGTAGCTCTCCAGCTTGAAGTTAGCCATGCCGAGCATATAGAACAGGTGCGCGTTGTTCGGCTGGGCCACGATGCCTCGCTGAATAAACTTGCGTGCCTGACTGTACTCTTTATCTTCCATAAAGTGCTGAGCAATTTCTTCAATCAGCTTAACATTGTTTGCGTCGCTTTTGAGCTTGCCCATAAGGTCTGCAATGTGCGCTGAGTTGTCTGGTGTTGCTTCGGCTGCTTTATCGTTACGAACCTGAACAAATTTTGTCAGATTCGGATGTTTGGTACGGTACACACCGGAGGTCACAAGCATTATTGCAAATCCCAAAAGAATTGCAGCAATGAATATTTTTGCAACCGATGTTGGCTGCTTCATTGGAGCATTAGTCATTCAGTAACTCCATTTGACGAACACGTTTGCTCAGCTCGCAATGTTTGCGTGCGATAAAGAAGAGGTAGCCTGCAATGCCTACCCATACTGCAACGTTAGCCATGAGGAGCCAGTTGGAGCTTTCCATGATGAATCTCCTTGAGTGCCTAGTAAATTCAGGCAGTAATATTTATTTGTGTGATGTTAACTTTTCAATACGGTCAGTAAGAGCCACCTGTGACGAACGAATGCCCACAAGGGCGGCGCAAATAAGACCGAAGCAGATCGCACTGACAATCACTGCTACGTTAGTCATGATGAGCAAATTAGAGCTTTCCATGATGGATACCTTATGTGCCTTATTCGTTCAGATGGTTATATTTCGTCGTGAGTTGTCAGGTTATCTATGCGGTCAGAAAGAGCCATCTGTGATGAGCGGATGCCCACAAGAGTAGTCCAGATAAGACCGAAGCAGATAACACAGACAATGGCAGTAATTTTCATTTCCGGCTCCAGCCCACCTGTTTCGCTGTTGAATACAGCAGGGTGGATTGAGCGCCATAAGCGGGCGGAAAGGAAAACAAGCGGTACATCAATGAAGGCGGCAATGCCGACAACAGAGCAGACCACAGCCTTACGTTCTGTTGAAAGAGACATGGAGCGCAGGATTAAGTAACCTGCGTATACGAACCACATAACAAGTGTAGTGGTAAGACGCGGGTCCCATGTCCACCAAACACCCCAGCTATGTCGTCCCCAGATCATACCGGTAACCAGTGCCAATCCGCTGAAAAGAACACCCACTTCTGCTGATGCTGCTGCGACGTTGTCCCAGAAGCGCTTACGGGTTTTCAAATACAGAATGGAGGCAATGAATACACAGAAGAAGCTGAAGAGTGACCACCATGCCAGTGGCAAGTGGGTGTAAAACACCTTCTGCACAATGCCCATAACCTGTTCAACAGGGGCATACTGGTAGATGAGGTACTGGCATAATGCCATTGCGGGTGCGGCTATAAGCGCCACAGGTGCTATCCATTTTGTTCGCATCATATCCTCTGTAACTGTTATCTGCATGTCTGACTGTCTGATTTTATAGCAAAACAGTCAGTAACTGACAAAGTTATTTCCTAATGAGGGTGGGACAACTCAACGCAACGTGTGCGGTGTTGTCATCAACCCTATTCTTCGCCGCTGTAAATATAGCCGAAGAGCAAAAGCCCCGCAGCGCCGAACAGCGCATCAAACGCGCAAACAATGCCTAACCAGTCGCCGAATCCTTCCGGAATAATTCCGGAAAAAGCAGCAGAACCGATACGCACGCCTGCGAGTAGAATAGGAATAAGCAATGGGAACAGAATGATAGAGAGTAATGACTCTTTAGCAGCCTGTCCCTGTGAAAGTGCGCCAAGCAGGGCACCAAGCAAAACTAATCCAAGGTCAATGGCAACAACCATTGCCAGTCCTATATGCCATAATTCGGATACAGATTGACCCAGGAATACAATCGTTGCCGGTAGAAATACCGCTTGAGCACATAACAGAAGAACGAACCCGCCGATTCCTTTGCCGATCCAGACCGACTGCACTGGTGCAGGGGAAAGGAGCAGACCGAATCGTGCGCCGTTTTGTTCTTCCAAACTGAATAATGTATTAAAGACAAGTACCTGACAGAACACTGATGCCAACCAGAAGATGGCAGCAGCAGCCTGTGCACTCATTTTTNCACCAATCTGCTGGGACAAACTGAATACAAAGATAAGCAGTAAGCCGAGTAGAAGCGCTTGAATAAGTCCTGTTCCTCGTGCGAGCACAAGTTTCAGGTCTTTTGCAGCAATGGAAACAGCAGCTTTTAACATGCCGCCTCCGGTGTGTAGCCCTGTGCTTCACCAAAGTATTCAACCTTCTTATCTCGAATGGCGAGTACTTTATCGGCGCGCACAAGGTCAGCAGCAACGGAGTGGCTTATCCACACAAGCCCCGCACCGCGGTCTTTTGCAGCAGCAATTTCGTTGTACAGGATGACCATAGAACGGACATCCAGTCCTGTACCCGGCTCGTCGAGCAGAATAAGGGACGGCTGAAGCAAAAAGACACGGGCAAGATTTAAACGCTGCGCCATGCCGCGTGAGAAACAGCCTGCGCGTTCAAAAGCAAAGCGTTTAAGCTCCACTCGATCAAGTGCGGCAAGCAGTGTTTCTTCGTCATTCTTCTGCCCGTGAAGAGAAGACCAGAATGACAAGTTTTCAAGTGCTGACAAGTCTGGGTAAATGAAGGTCTGATGTCCCACATACCCAATACTGTCGTTTTCTACTGTAAGCTCAACCTTTCCGGCCGTAGGCTCGGAAAGACCTGCCATAATCTTAAGCAAGGTTGATTTGCCCGCACCGTTAGGGCCGGCCAGTATGGTTACTGTGCCCGGTTCAACGGTGCAGGAAACATCCTTGATGATCAGACGGTTGCCGTAAAATTTGGCAACCTTGTCCAGTTTAAGCAGCATCCGTTACCTTTTCAGATTTGCGGAATCTGGTAAACCCGATGAACGGGAAGAGACACATAAGCGTACCACCAATCCAGAACCAGTTAACCATCGGTTCAATACTCAAGGTAACCGTAATGTTGCCCTGAGCGTCTGCACCTAAGAGAGAAGCGTAAAGCTCTTCACCAAGGGACGGGATAATGGATACTTCTGCGAAGGATCTGTCCTTGCCGAATTTATTGTAGAGGCGACGCTGAGGTTCAAGTGTTCCCTTGAGTTTGCCGTCTTCATAAACGTCAATCTCAGCTTGCAGGAAGACATATTCCTTTGCTTCACCTTCATACAATTGTTTGTATTTGAATGTGTACTGATCAAGAGTAACAGTTTCGTTACGACTGATCTGAGTCTGAATTTCCTGCTTGTACGAACCGGAGAATGCAATACCGATAACCATAAGTGCAACGCCGATATGTACGCCGTATGCGCCGATAGCACGGTTGCTTTTGCGTACAGATGCGTCTGTAGCAAACAGCAGTACAATGCCGACAATGCATGCAGCAGCGGAAGCTACAGCAAGAATAGAAACAGGAATCTGGTATCCGGCAACATACATGCCTACACCAGTGGCGAGGAATACGCCGACAACAGCGCCGAGCATTGTAGCACTCTTAACACCGCCGTTCCATTTCATCCACGGACAGATCATCAACAGTACGGAGAGGATAGCTGCCAGTGGCATACAGACTTTGTTGTAGAAGTTCTGATCAAGTCCCTGCGGGTTGCTTGTAAAGAATTTGGAGAATACAGGCCACATTGTAGCAATGAGCATGATAACGCCAAGTGCGATAAGGAACCATGCAGCGACCAGCAGCATACCTTCACGACTGAGAAGATCAGCCATTGGTTTTGCTTTAGGGTTTTTGCTGGTTATTGCCGCAAACAAGGACAGAGCGGTAAAGAAGATAATGAAGATGAGCAGTGGAGTACCAACGCCACCGTCACCGAATGCATGCAAGGATTCAACAACACCACTACGTACAAGGTAGGTTGCAAACACAGCAGAAATAGTAGTGAGTGCAACAAGGAAGGTGTTTGTTCTGTGCAGCTTGCCTCGGCGTGATTCGATAACAGAGGTATGCAGGAATGCAGACCCTACGAGCCAAGGAATAAGCGATGCGTTTTCTACAGGATCCCATGCCCAGTAACCACCCCAACCAAGTTCCATGTATGACCACCAGCAACCGAGAATAATACCTGCGGTAAGGGTGAGCCATGCAAACAGAATCATGTTGCGGGATGCGTCTGTCCAGCTTCCTTCGTCATGTTGGCTTCTGTTAAGAGCCTGAGCGAGAGCGAGACAACTAGGAATGGTGAAACCACCGTAACCAAGAAACAGAAGCGGCGGATGAAAAATCATGCCCGGGTTCTGTAACAATGGGTTCAAGCCGTTACCATCAGCAGGAACTGGGTTGATAAGTAAAAACGGGTTGGACCATGTGGTTAATAGGAATAAGAAGAAACCGATAAACGTGAGAAACAACATCCAGAACCACATTTTAGTGCCGTCTGAAAGTGCTCTGTACGCGTTAGTGTATAGAAAAATGATGCCGCATAAAGCTACAGACCATGCCCAAAAGAGCAAGGAGCCAGCTTGACCAGCCCAGAAGGCGGTAACGCGGTAGAAAAGTGGAAGGTCGAGACTGGTATAACTTGATACATAGTAGTTAGAGAAATCAGAATTAACCAGTGCCCAGAGAAGAATGAATGAACTCACAGTGATGAGAGTTGTAATCATCATCTGTGATTTTTCGATCCAATGCAGCAGGGTAGAGCGTCCCTGCCAAATCTGCAACGCAGCGACAGCGCCGAAGCCAATGGCAAACAGCAAAGACGCCACCAGCAGCAAAAATGCTAAGAGATGCATAATGCTCCTTCAGCCGATAAACGGCGACGTGGGGGAAGTAATACAGGTGGAATCAAACCAGTGTGCAGCCGGTTATTCCCTGTTTTTCTTTTCGTATTTCGATGGACATTTAGTCATCAGTGTACGTGCCTGAAACGCCTTTGTGGCGTTATCGATATTACCTTCAATAATGACTTCAGCACCGGCTTTAAATGTGTCCGGTACAACGCCTTTATAAACAACAGGCAATACAAGCTTCTTATCATTAGCATCTTCAAGAATGAAGTTTACGCCCAGACCTTCCTCATGTCGCTCAATTTTGCCTGACTTAACGGTACCGAAAAGTCGGGCAGAACCAAGCTGGTCCGGCGTCATCGCTAATGCTTCAGAAACTTCCAGGAAGTATACGCTGTTTTGTGAAAAACCGGTGAAAAGCAGATACCCAAGGCCTCCTAAAAAAAGAAGCAGGGCAGCAATATATACGCTTTTTCCGTTTTTCTTTGCCATAGTGTCTCCTGACAGTGTCGAGTTTATGGACAGAAATGTCCTGTGCTATCTGAGCCTTTCTCCCCCGGTTCAGATGCCTTTTTCGAATAATTGGTTTGGTGGTTCATTGCAACAAATAGTTTTTGGGTATCGGAATACTACGCCCTGTTTCTATGTCTCTTAAACAAAGTTTAGCGGCATAAACAGGGCGCTTGAATACGCCTTTTAGTCTTCTAGTATAAAATGATATACATTACTATTAGCGCTTAATCAATTTGCCTTTACCTAGCTGTTTTCTTTTATTTCTTGCATGTCGCTGCATGTCATCAATGCGGTCTGTTTCGTCCACAATTTCTTTACCAAGAATTTCCTCAAGCACATCCTCAAGTGAAACAACACCGCTTATGCCGCCATATTCATCAATGGCAACAAAGAGGTGGTCTCTGCGTTCAAGAAAATTTCTAAGTACTTTATCAAGTGTGACTGAATCGAGCACAAAATGTACAGGGCGCATAAGTTCAGAAAGTTTAGTTTCAGTCCGACCTGCAGCAAGTTCTTCATATATGTAGCGGCGCATAACAATGCCCACTATGTCTTCATTATCTTCAGCATATACCGGAATACGGCTGTGATGCTTAATGTTTAGCTGTTGTTGTGCTTCCTTTACCGTAATCTCCACCGGTAGGGTGAAAGTTACTGTGCGAGGAGTCATAACTTCGTTTACGTGCTTGTTATCGAGTGAAAGAATGTTCTGGATAGATATAGCTTCGCTCGGTTCGATTTCTCCTGCACGGCGTGACATGGTCACGATTGCGCGGATATCATCCTCAGTGGCGTTTGGCCCTTTCTGGGAAGGTGTAAGTTTACGCGTCATCCATGAACAGATGTAAATAACCGGACCGAGTGCAAGAACAAGATAGTTTAACGGTTTTGCAATAAACTTGCTTATCTGGTTGGCGTATGACACCCCGATTGTTTTAGGCAGGATCTCTGAAAATATTAAGATGCTTATAGTAAAGCCAACTGCAAAATATGGCATATATTCTGCGCCGTACACTTTGGTGAACGCGGCACCTGCCAATGTAGCACCGGCAGTGTTGGCGACAGTGTTCAATGTAAGGATGGCTGTGATTGGGCGTTCCACATCACTACGGAGTTTAAATAGCAGATTACCGGCTTTAGAACCGGAGCTACGGAGCCGTTCAATATGACTCCACGGAACGGAGTATAAAACAGCCTCAGTAATAGAGCATGTAGCCGAAACAACAATAGAAAATGTTACGGCAGTTATTAACTCAAACATGTAGTTCCTTCAGATAGATTAAATAAATCGTCACGGTGTTCATATGTGTACCGATAGGTAGTTATCGCATTGTCGTCGCAGGTGCCTGTTTTGGGGAAACGTGCTTACCGTGTTGTATCGGAGCTTCTTATTGCTTCAAAACCCCGCGGAAAGTTTGTATCCATAGTACGTGAGGCTTGCATATGAGTATCCGGCTTGCCCCTTGCCTGCGAGTGCAAGTAATTATTATTAACTTACTAGCGAGATAGCAATATCTTAACGATGTAAAAAAAAAANTATTGTTAGAAAAATATATTAGGCGGTTTAGCTATCATTGTGCCGTTATTCAAGATGTGGTCTCTGTCTCATTTTCTTGCAAAAAACTGAATGCCGTGCGAAAGAGTCGCGAACGCAACTCCAGCATAACTGATAACAGAAACTCAGGGAAAAAATAAATGGCGCAGATTAAAAATATACTGCTTGATCGTGACGGTACAGTGATTGTAGACAAACATTACCTTTCTGATCCGGATGGCGTAGAGCTTGTTCCGGAAGGAGGCAGGGCTCTTGCCGCGCTTCAGCAGGCAGGTATGCGCATGTATGTTCTCACCAACCAGTCCGGCATTGGGCGTGGATATTTTACTGAAGATGATCTGCACGCGTGCACAGTTAGACTTGATGAACTTACAGAGCTGTTCGGCGCTCTGATCGAAGATACAGTTTTTTGCCCGCACGCGCCTGAGGATGAATGTACTTGCCGCAAGCCGCTTACCGGTATGTGGACTCAGCTGAAGGATATGTATGGATTATTGGCGGAAGAGTCCGTCATGATCGGTGATAAGCAAGCGGATGTTG
This window encodes:
- the guaB gene encoding IMP dehydrogenase, producing MSVILGKALTFDDVLLLPGYSEATPDQVDISTMLTSSIALNIPLISAAMDTVTESAMAIAMARHGGIGVVHKNMPLEQQCHEIEKVKKSESGMILDPVTVEPSLTITQALEVMSTYRISGLPVLENGNLVGIITNRDVRFVDDADATLVSEMMTKDKLVTVPVGTTLEQAKEHLHKHRIEKLLVVDSDNHLQGIITMKDIEKEIKYPKACKDENGRLRVAAALGVGADCIERAQALLDAGADVLVLDSAHGHSLNILKAVESIRTSFPEAQIIAGNVATYEGAKALFEAGADTVKVGIGPGSICTTRIVAGVGVPQITAVQECCKAAKEFGRHIIADGGIKYSGDIVKALCVGASSIMVGSLFAGTDESPGETVLYQGRRYKNYRGMGSIDAMKAGSSDRYFQEKSKKLVPEGIVGRVPYKGPVQDSVHQLLGGLRAGMGYIGAKTIVDMPEVSKMVEISAAGLRESHVHDVIITKEAPNYRVEN
- a CDS encoding tetratricopeptide repeat protein codes for the protein MTNAPMKQPTSVAKIFIAAILLGFAIMLVTSGVYRTKHPNLTKFVQVRNDKAAEATPDNSAHIADLMGKLKSDANNVKLIEEIAQHFMEDKEYSQARKFIQRGIVAQPNNAHLFYMLGMANFKLESYTKAAKAFETSLTLAEDPSARYNLGVLLKYYLDKPAEGIEQFQKIIESSANNDLKAAAQKELDDK
- a CDS encoding CcmD family protein, coding for MESSNWLLMANVAVWVGIAGYLFFIARKHCELSKRVRQMELLND
- a CDS encoding cytochrome c biogenesis protein; amino-acid sequence: MRTKWIAPVALIAAPAMALCQYLIYQYAPVEQVMGIVQKVFYTHLPLAWWSLFSFFCVFIASILYLKTRKRFWDNVAAASAEVGVLFSGLALVTGMIWGRHSWGVWWTWDPRLTTTLVMWFVYAGYLILRSMSLSTERKAVVCSVVGIAAFIDVPLVFLSARLWRSIHPAVFNSETGGLEPEMKITAIVCVICFGLIWTTLVGIRSSQMALSDRIDNLTTHDEI
- a CDS encoding heme exporter protein CcmB is translated as KMSAQAAAAIFWLASVFCQVLVFNTLFSLEEQNGARFGLLLSPAPVQSVWIGKGIGGFVLLLCAQAVFLPATIVFLGQSVSELWHIGLAMVVAIDLGLVLLGALLGALSQGQAAKESLLSIILFPLLIPILLAGVRIGSAAFSGIIPEGFGDWLGIVCAFDALFGAAGLLLFGYIYSGEE
- a CDS encoding ABC transporter ATP-binding protein, whose amino-acid sequence is MLLKLDKVAKFYGNRLIIKDVSCTVEPGTVTILAGPNGAGKSTLLKIMAGLSEPTAGKVELTVENDSIGYVGHQTFIYPDLSALENLSFWSSLHGQKNDEETLLAALDRVELKRFAFERAGCFSRGMAQRLNLARVFLLQPSLILLDEPGTGLDVRSMVILYNEIAAAKDRGAGLVWISHSVAADLVRADKVLAIRDKKVEYFGEAQGYTPEAAC
- a CDS encoding heme lyase CcmF/NrfE family subunit, with protein sequence MHLLAFLLLVASLLFAIGFGAVAALQIWQGRSTLLHWIEKSQMMITTLITVSSFILLWALVNSDFSNYYVSSYTSLDLPLFYRVTAFWAGQAGSLLFWAWSVALCGIIFLYTNAYRALSDGTKMWFWMLFLTFIGFFLFLLTTWSNPFLLINPVPADGNGLNPLLQNPGMIFHPPLLFLGYGGFTIPSCLALAQALNRSQHDEGSWTDASRNMILFAWLTLTAGIILGCWWSYMELGWGGYWAWDPVENASLIPWLVGSAFLHTSVIESRRGKLHRTNTFLVALTTISAVFATYLVRSGVVESLHAFGDGGVGTPLLIFIIFFTALSLFAAITSKNPKAKPMADLLSREGMLLVAAWFLIALGVIMLIATMWPVFSKFFTSNPQGLDQNFYNKVCMPLAAILSVLLMICPWMKWNGGVKSATMLGAVVGVFLATGVGMYVAGYQIPVSILAVASAAACIVGIVLLFATDASVRKSNRAIGAYGVHIGVALMVIGIAFSGSYKQEIQTQISRNETVTLDQYTFKYKQLYEGEAKEYVFLQAEIDVYEDGKLKGTLEPQRRLYNKFGKDRSFAEVSIIPSLGEELYASLLGADAQGNITVTLSIEPMVNWFWIGGTLMCLFPFIGFTRFRKSEKVTDAA
- a CDS encoding cytochrome c maturation protein CcmE — its product is MAKKNGKSVYIAALLLFLGGLGYLLFTGFSQNSVYFLEVSEALAMTPDQLGSARLFGTVKSGKIERHEEGLGVNFILEDANDKKLVLPVVYKGVVPDTFKAGAEVIIEGNIDNATKAFQARTLMTKCPSKYEKKNRE
- a CDS encoding hemolysin family protein, translated to MFELITAVTFSIVVSATCSITEAVLYSVPWSHIERLRSSGSKAGNLLFKLRSDVERPITAILTLNTVANTAGATLAGAAFTKVYGAEYMPYFAVGFTISILIFSEILPKTIGVSYANQISKFIAKPLNYLVLALGPVIYICSWMTRKLTPSQKGPNATEDDIRAIVTMSRRAGEIEPSEAISIQNILSLDNKHVNEVMTPRTVTFTLPVEITVKEAQQQLNIKHHSRIPVYAEDNEDIVGIVMRRYIYEELAAGRTETKLSELMRPVHFVLDSVTLDKVLRNFLERRDHLFVAIDEYGGISGVVSLEDVLEEILGKEIVDETDRIDDMQRHARNKRKQLGKGKLIKR
- a CDS encoding HAD-IIIA family hydrolase, whose product is MAQIKNILLDRDGTVIVDKHYLSDPDGVELVPEGGRALAALQQAGMRMYVLTNQSGIGRGYFTEDDLHACTVRLDELTELFGALIEDTVFCPHAPEDECTCRKPLTGMWTQLKDMYGLLAEESVMIGDKQADVDLGKNAGLAASILVLTGKGEKERQKLELPEIDETTGYVTVSTENGWTLAVAKDLSAATRWIANELGQGDN